From Alphaproteobacteria bacterium, the proteins below share one genomic window:
- the murD gene encoding UDP-N-acetylmuramoyl-L-alanine--D-glutamate ligase — translation MTAPSASLDLSRYAGARCGVMGLARSGLAAAEALADAGAAVTAWDDGEAARGRVARPDVTLAPLDRQDLAGFRMIVWSPGIPHLHPQPHPAATAAARAGCPLVSDIALLAEAAGDTPLVGITGTNGKSTTTALIGHLLASAGVPCAVGGNIGAPALSLPRLGPDGVYVIELSSYQLELIDRGRFRVAVLLNVTPDHLDRHGGMDGYVAAKRRLFDRMDADDVAIVCVDDEWTRAIAADLASAGRHVVRVGTGDDSECLFHVDAAGRLHDRLDDAPAAPVDLTAAAGLPGRHNWQNAVAAYAAVRMLKLSPRTIAAGLASFAGLAHRIQIVAEAGGVRFVNDSKATNAEAAAHALACFERIHWIAGGVPKAGGIEALRPLFGRIAHAYLIGEAAADFAATLAGTVPATRSGTLARAVADAFAGARAAGDGVVLLSPACASFDQFANFEARGDAFAALARAAAENPGAPA, via the coding sequence TGACCGCCTGGGACGACGGCGAAGCCGCGCGCGGGCGCGTGGCGCGGCCCGACGTGACGCTGGCGCCGCTCGACCGCCAGGACCTGGCCGGGTTCCGCATGATCGTATGGAGCCCGGGCATTCCGCATCTGCACCCGCAGCCGCATCCGGCCGCCACCGCGGCGGCGCGAGCCGGCTGTCCGCTGGTCAGCGACATCGCACTGCTGGCCGAGGCGGCCGGCGACACGCCGCTGGTCGGGATCACCGGCACCAACGGCAAGTCGACCACCACCGCGCTGATCGGACACCTGCTGGCCAGCGCCGGCGTGCCCTGCGCCGTCGGCGGCAACATCGGCGCGCCGGCGCTGTCGCTGCCGCGGCTCGGGCCCGACGGCGTCTATGTGATCGAGCTGTCGTCCTACCAGCTCGAGCTGATCGACCGCGGCCGCTTCCGGGTCGCCGTGCTGCTGAACGTCACCCCCGACCATCTCGACCGGCACGGCGGCATGGACGGCTATGTCGCCGCCAAGCGCCGGCTGTTCGACCGCATGGACGCCGACGACGTCGCCATCGTGTGCGTCGACGACGAATGGACGCGGGCGATTGCCGCCGACCTCGCCAGCGCCGGCCGCCACGTGGTCCGGGTCGGCACCGGCGACGACAGCGAGTGCCTGTTCCACGTCGACGCGGCCGGCCGGCTGCACGACCGGCTCGACGATGCGCCGGCGGCGCCCGTCGACCTGACCGCCGCGGCCGGCCTGCCCGGCCGCCACAACTGGCAGAATGCGGTCGCCGCCTATGCCGCGGTGCGCATGCTGAAGCTGTCGCCGCGGACGATCGCGGCCGGCCTTGCCAGCTTCGCCGGCCTCGCCCACCGCATCCAGATCGTTGCCGAAGCCGGCGGCGTGCGGTTCGTCAACGACAGCAAGGCGACCAATGCCGAGGCCGCCGCCCATGCGCTGGCCTGCTTCGAGCGCATCCACTGGATTGCCGGCGGCGTGCCCAAGGCCGGCGGCATCGAGGCGCTGCGGCCGCTGTTCGGCCGCATCGCCCACGCCTATCTGATCGGCGAAGCCGCCGCGGACTTCGCCGCGACCCTGGCCGGCACGGTTCCCGCCACCCGCAGCGGCACGCTGGCGCGCGCCGTGGCCGACGCCTTCGCCGGCGCCCGTGCCGCCGGCGACGGCGTGGTGCTGCTGTCGCCGGCCTGCGCCTCGTTCGACCAGTTCGCCAACTTCGAGGCCCGCGGCGACGCCTTCGCGGCGCTGGCCCGGGCGGCCGCCGAGAACCCCGGGGCGCCGGCATGA